Proteins found in one Mycoplasmopsis gallopavonis genomic segment:
- a CDS encoding IS3 family transposase has translation MDTTIFRVFIYLGGIMRQLKAHEWLELFGSYEDYKNNLISKNDFELKYYSIRGFSFFDRKFNEAKKYFVFKYNRYNLGMINIESQTGKSSKKGKGSGRPKRQKITPIEIVKKEWEKMPKEQLIEILEIYKDSFDRNNIEVDISKIKKSSLSTRKLGLCFNKSKSTIHNLKTKEQQTRKKSVNTKYDELIIKSFKKNKGLFGRKRLESYIRTKFQIDLNYRTIGRAMRRLNLFCLIRRKKIDREQKNTNVKFIDLVNRDYHGETNQIIATDVTYISAPKDCLNNFVFLSVAIDHKSKFVVNYNLSKRNDLELVMEHMSKIKMDKKWIAHSDHGFQYSSKTYVDLIQKNNGVVSMGRVGNSLDNREAEYFFSILKSECLKLIDITKITFNELKSLIDDFVFWYNNERIQSVLNWKTPQECWGVLVN, from the coding sequence ATGGACACAACCATATTTCGTGTTTTTATATATTTAGGAGGTATTATGAGACAATTAAAAGCACATGAATGATTAGAACTATTCGGTAGTTATGAAGATTACAAAAATAATTTGATATCAAAAAATGATTTTGAACTTAAATATTATTCAATCAGAGGTTTTAGTTTTTTTGATAGAAAATTCAATGAGGCTAAAAAATATTTTGTCTTCAAGTATAACAGATATAATTTAGGAATGATAAATATAGAATCGCAAACAGGTAAATCATCTAAAAAAGGTAAAGGGTCAGGTAGACCAAAAAGGCAAAAAATTACTCCTATTGAAATTGTAAAAAAGGAATGAGAAAAAATGCCTAAGGAACAATTGATTGAAATTTTAGAAATTTATAAAGACTCTTTTGATAGAAATAATATTGAAGTTGATATTTCTAAAATTAAGAAATCTTCACTTTCTACAAGAAAATTGGGCCTATGCTTTAATAAATCTAAGTCAACAATTCACAATCTAAAAACTAAAGAGCAGCAAACAAGAAAAAAATCTGTAAATACTAAATATGATGAATTAATAATTAAGTCATTTAAGAAAAATAAGGGTTTGTTTGGTAGAAAAAGATTGGAAAGTTATATTAGAACAAAATTCCAAATAGATCTAAATTATAGGACTATTGGTAGAGCGATGAGAAGATTAAACTTATTTTGTTTAATCAGAAGAAAGAAAATAGATAGAGAACAAAAGAACACAAACGTAAAATTTATAGATCTTGTTAATCGTGATTATCACGGAGAGACAAACCAAATAATTGCCACTGATGTTACTTATATTTCTGCACCAAAAGATTGCTTAAACAATTTTGTATTTTTATCTGTTGCGATTGATCACAAAAGCAAATTTGTTGTTAATTATAATCTTTCAAAAAGAAATGATTTAGAACTAGTAATGGAACATATGTCTAAAATCAAAATGGATAAAAAATGAATAGCTCATTCTGATCATGGTTTCCAATATTCTTCAAAAACTTATGTAGATTTAATTCAGAAAAACAATGGTGTTGTATCAATGGGTAGAGTAGGAAATTCTTTAGATAATAGAGAAGCAGAATATTTCTTTTCAATTTTAAAATCAGAATGTTTAAAATTAATCGATATTACAAAAATAACTTTTAATGAATTAAAATCACTGATTGATGATTTTGTGTTTTGATACAACAACGAAAGAATTCAATCAGTATTAAATTGAAAAACACCTCAAGAGTGTTGAGGTGTTTTAGTAAATTAA